The genomic stretch GGCGTTGTTACTGGAATTGGTACAGGATTTCATTCATTAGATAAAATGACATCTGGATTTCATAAATCGGATTTAATAATAATAGCGGCAAGACCATCTATGGGAAAAACTTCTTTTGCTTTGAATTTAGCTTCAAATATGGCTTTAAAATATAAAAAAGGAGTAGCTATATTCAGCCTTGAGATGTCTAAAGAACAACTTGTAAACAGAATATTATGTTCAGAAGCTATGGTTGAAATTCAAAAAGTAAGAACAGGTCAAATAAATGATGAAGAATGGACTAAAATTACCAATGCAGCAGGTAATTTACAAGATTCAAAACTTATTCTTGATGATGAACCAGGGCTTGATTCAAGAACTTTGAGGGCCAAGGCCAGAAGAATAAAAAGAGAATTTGATGTTGATGTTATTTTAATAGATTATTTACAGCTTATGCAAGGAAGAAAAGGTGGAAATGACAGTAGGCAGCAAGAAATTTCTGAGATTTCGAGATCCTTAAAATTACTTGCAAGAGAACTTGGAATAACTGTAGTAGCTCTTTCACAACTTTCAAGAGCTGTAGAACAAAGAGAAGACAAGAGACCTCGTTTAGCAGATTTAAGAGAATCTGGAGCTATAGAACAGGATGCCGATATGGTTATGTTTTTATATAGGGACTCTTACTATAAAAGAAAAAAAGAAGATGGACAAGAAAGACTTATTTTAAATGAACCTCATGAATCAGAATTAATAATAGGTAAACAAAGAAATGGTCCTGTTGGGACTATAAAACTGATGTTTAATCCAGAATTGGCGACTTTTTATGAAATTGACAGATCACATAATATATAGTGGAGGTGATTTAGTGGTAGATATTGAAAAGAAAATAATAGAAATAATAAAACATAAACCTGTAATATTGAAAAAAATTTATGAATTACTACAGGCAGAAAATAAAGAAGATAGAAGATTGATAAGAAAAACAGCAAAAAAAATGTTGAGTGATGGTATAGCTTATAAAGATTCGAAAAATAAATATCATCTTGTTTCATCGAAACAAGTTGTGGGCACTATAGAATTTACAAAAAGTGGGAATATGGCATTTTTAAGCGACAAAAATGGAGATGAAATAGCTATAACTGTTGAAAATTCATTAAATGCCATGCATAAAGATAGAGTTTTAATTGAAAAAATTGGTCAATGGAGAGACTTACCATCTGGTAGAGTTATAAGAATATTGAATAATGAAATTGAAAGAATTGTTGGTCAATTTCAAAAAAAGAAAATGTTTGGCTTTGTAATTCCCCTTAATGGAAAAATAAATTATGATTTTTATATATCACCTGAAAATATGAACAATGCAAAAGAAGGTGAAATTGTTGAGGTTGAAATATTAAAACATAAATCTAAAAATAAAAATCCAGAGGGTAAAATAATAAAAATACTTGGAAAACCTGGAGATCCATCTATAGATTTACCTATAATAATAACAAAGCATGGTCTTCCAAATCCTGGAGAATTTCCTAAAAAAGTTATGGAAGAAGCTTTGAAAATACCAGAAAAAATTTCTAAAAAAGAATTTAAAGGAAGAAAAGATTTTAGAGATCAATTAATATTTACAATAGATGGAGATACCGCAAAAGATTTTGATGATGCAGTTGGATTAAAAAAATTAAATAATGGAAACTATGAACTTGGTGTTCATATTGCTGATGTATCTCATTATGTGAATGACAATTCGGATTTGAATAAAGAAGCTTATAAAAGAAGTACAAGTATATATCTCATAAATACTGTAATTCCAATGTTACCTCATGAACTTTCAGATTGGATATGTTCTCTCGTTCAAGATGAAGATAGATTAACTATGTCTTTAATAATGGAAATAAACAAAGATGGAGATGTTGTAAAATCTAATATATATAATGGAATAATAAATTCAAAAAAGAGATTAACCTATTCAAAAGCGAATAAAATTCTTGAAAATAATGCAGATGAA from Oceanotoga teriensis encodes the following:
- the rnr gene encoding ribonuclease R: MKLTDHIIYSGGDLVVDIEKKIIEIIKHKPVILKKIYELLQAENKEDRRLIRKTAKKMLSDGIAYKDSKNKYHLVSSKQVVGTIEFTKSGNMAFLSDKNGDEIAITVENSLNAMHKDRVLIEKIGQWRDLPSGRVIRILNNEIERIVGQFQKKKMFGFVIPLNGKINYDFYISPENMNNAKEGEIVEVEILKHKSKNKNPEGKIIKILGKPGDPSIDLPIIITKHGLPNPGEFPKKVMEEALKIPEKISKKEFKGRKDFRDQLIFTIDGDTAKDFDDAVGLKKLNNGNYELGVHIADVSHYVNDNSDLNKEAYKRSTSIYLINTVIPMLPHELSDWICSLVQDEDRLTMSLIMEINKDGDVVKSNIYNGIINSKKRLTYSKANKILENNADENLMEEIGFLKETLESMKELMYIIRENRKRRGSILDIESGEVYFEFDENGYVKDILKRERGISEKIIEEFMIKANETVAEFFDIKGLPFIYRVHENPDGEMLIQLKNYLEILGIKFKIPETMHPKVLQEILEKTKDHPLNESIQKLLVRSMKRAIYSNNNIGHFGLASNSYTHFTSPIRRYPDLIVHKMLKKYIEGKNDLKKQDIEKYSKILPDISESCSKKERVADEAEWDLIDMKKIEYIRKHIGEKYEVFVTGVTKFGLFVEIPEKMINGLIHISELDDYFIYNERDNSLVGDKTKKTYRVGDKIKAVVAKADKLTLQVDFIPYENYIKINKKNTKNYFNKKNKNGNKKTFKKKGKNK
- the dnaB gene encoding replicative DNA helicase, coding for MQNESFNPPNSLEAEESVLGSIFLDPSVIEDIMEEVRWQDFYYEKHRLIFKVIETLFINALPIDVVTVIERLRMDNLLDKVGGEETIINLAQAVPTTANVMYYSNIVKEKALLRNLITASSEIVESIRTVGDAQEILEYAEKRIFAIAEARATRTYDLLGNIIPDVADNIVYLKNQAESGNLGVVTGIGTGFHSLDKMTSGFHKSDLIIIAARPSMGKTSFALNLASNMALKYKKGVAIFSLEMSKEQLVNRILCSEAMVEIQKVRTGQINDEEWTKITNAAGNLQDSKLILDDEPGLDSRTLRAKARRIKREFDVDVILIDYLQLMQGRKGGNDSRQQEISEISRSLKLLARELGITVVALSQLSRAVEQREDKRPRLADLRESGAIEQDADMVMFLYRDSYYKRKKEDGQERLILNEPHESELIIGKQRNGPVGTIKLMFNPELATFYEIDRSHNI